The window CAGGTCGTAGGCGATGGTCTTGTTCGGCAACCCTTCGACCAGCCCGTGCAGCACCTCGCGCTCCCGCTCGGTCAGGATGTTGAGCCGCGCCCGCGCATCCTCCGCCCGCGCATTCGCGCCGCGATCCGCCACCGCCACCCGCCGCGCCGCCTCGACGCAGCCCAGCAGCGCCGCCTTTTCGAACGGCTTCTCGATAAAGTCGCTCGCCCCCGCCTTCATCGCCGTCACCGCCATGTCGATGTCGCCATGGCCGGTCATGATCACCACCGGCAGCATGACGCCCCCGCCCGCAGCTTCCCGCTGCACCGCCAGCCCGTCCATGTCCGGCATCCGCCGTCCAGCAGCACGCAGCCCGGCTCCAGACCGGCGGCCTCTTTCAAAAGGGCAAACCGCCCTCAACAGTTCACCATGAACCGCTGGTCTTCAGCATGAAGGACAGCGGACCGCCGGATCGCCTCGTCATCGTCCACGACATAGATGGGAAATGGCTCGCTCATGCTTAGTCCACCGCGTCCAATGTGAAGTGAAAGGCCGTGCCGCCCCATTGGGAGGGCCCGCCCAGATACGCCCGCCATGCCCCTCCACGATGGTCTGGCTGATCGACAGGCCGACGCCCATGCCGGACGCCTTGGTGGTGGTGAAGGGGTGAACAGCGTGCGCGACATCTCCGGCGCCAGCCCCGGCCCGCTGTCCGCGACGATCACCTCCACCCGGCATTTTCCCCCGGAACGGCGGACAGGCGCAGGATGCGCGCCGGGCTGTCGGCCATCGCCTCCACGGCGTTTTGGTCAGGTTGATGATGACCTGCTGCAACTGCACCCGGTTGACCAGCACCTTGTCGACGCGGGGGTCGACGCTGATGTCCATGTCCAGCCCCCGGCTGTCCACGCCGATGAAGGCCAGCGCCGCCCCCTCCGCCAGCAATCCACGCAGCGGCTCGGGCTGGCGCATCGTCTCGCCGCGCTGATGAATTCGCGCAGCGACCGGATGATCTCGCCTGCGCGCAGGGCCTGGTTCGCGCTTTCCGCATCGCTCGCGCAGCAGTTCCGGTCCACCGCCCCCGGCGTCCAGCATGTCGCGCCCGGCCTCCAGATAGTTGGCGATGGCGGTCAGCGGCTGGTTCAGTTCATGCGCCAGCGCCGATGCCAGCGTCCCCATCGCCGTCACCCGCGACGCATGGCCAGTTCGGCCTGAAGGTCGGCCACCCGCCGCTCGGCCTGCTGGCTTTCGGTCAGGTCGCGGATGAAGCCGGTGAACAGCCGCCGCCCTTCATCCTGCACCTCCCCACCGACAGTTCGATGGGGAATGTCGACCCGTCCCGCCGCCGCGCGCTGGTCAGGCGGCCGATGCCGATGATCCGCTTTTCCCCGGTCGTCAGATAATGGTGGATATAGCCGTCATGCCTCTCCCGGTCGGGGGAGGGCATCAGCATGGAGATATTCTCGCCCAGCACGTCGCTTTCGGCATATTGGAACATGCGCTGCGCGGCCGCGCTGAACGACACGATCGTGCCGCGCATGTCGATGACGATCAGCGGTCCGGGACGGTCGCCAGGATGGAGCCGAGCAATGCCTGTTCCAGGCTGTGCTCGCGCTGCGTCAGGCCATCGGTTTCATCGTCCGCTACCGCCATGCCGACACCATGCCGTGGCTTCAATGCGCCAGCAAGAGCGGAACATGCGCCTCGCGCAGCATGGCGCGCGTGACGCCGCCGAATATCATTTCGCGCAACCGGCTATGGCCAAAGGCGCCCATCGCCATCCAGTCCGGCTCCAGCACGCCGATGGCGGCCTTCAGCGACGCATCGATGGTGCGCCCGTCTGCGGCCATGTGTGCAACTGGCACTTGATGCCATGGCGGGCCAGATATTCCGGCGCGTCGGTCGCGGGGAAGGGATATTTGCCCGCTTCCTCGACTGTCACGACATGCACCTCCTCCGCCAGCTTCAGCAGCGGCACGGACAGGCGCAGCGCGGCGGATGCTTCCTGCGAACCTTCCCAGGCCACCATCGCGCGGCCCGTGACCGGAAAGGACTTCGCTTCCTGCGGCACGGCGATCACCGGAACCCGCCCGGCCAGCGCCAGGTCGGCGGCCAGGTGCAGCGGATCTGCGAATTCCCGGCGCGGCCCGGGCGGCAGGGTGACGATCATGCCGTCGGTCAGCGCCGCCGCGGACAGCAGGCCATGGACGACATCGCCTTCCACATGGCGCCAGTCCCAGCTCACATCCTCGCGGCGCAGCCGATCCTCCACGCGCATCCGGGCCTTTTCATCGATGTCGTAGAGTTCCGCCATCATCGCCGGGGCCATGGACGCGCCGCCGTACATGTCGGCCGCCACGAAATCCGGCATGGCCGTCACCTGCACGCAATGGATGTGCGCGCCCGATGCGCGGGCAAGATCGCAGGCCGCCTGCAAGCGGCTTTCCGCGCCACGATCTTCATGAATGTGCAGCAGGACCGATTTCATCGTCTGTCTCCCGGCAAGCGTCTCTTTCCCTTTTGGCTAGGACTCCCCGGCGCGGTCGCCATCAGGAATAATCCTTATATCCTTTTCGGCGCGGAATCCGATTGCATGGAATATGAGTTGGACGACCATACGCCTCGAACTTGCCCGGACGCCCGCCTTTCCCAACGGATCGGCGGCGCGAAGCTATGTGCTGCGCCTGCCGCTGGGCAGCGGCGGCCTGATCGACGAAAGGGAATATCGCATCCATCCCGAACTGGCGACGGCGCGCCGTTTCTGGCCGAACGAGCCGGACCGGCACGGCACGTTGCTGCACACCGGGAATGGTTGGGCCTTGTCCTATGAGCAGGGTGAGGCGGATGACGAGAAGATCTACCGGCTGGACGCCCACGCCATCCAGCCCGGCGCCTATCTGACGCTGACCGACCCGGACGGGGAATGCCTGCCCTTCGTGGTGAAGGGATGAGTCCGGCCTGATCGCGGCGGCCGCACTTCGCCCCGCAGTCGCTGCCGCGCGCCTGGCCGGGAGTCGATCTTCGGGAACAAGCGGGTTCGGCCCGATCCCAGGGCGTTGATGGCGCTGATCGAGTGACGGCGTCGGCAGAGCCGCCCGCGAAATGCAAATCTATACTGCTAATGACTTGCAACATCCTCTTATTTGGCTAGCGGGAGTGCAGCCTCATGGGGGAATGAATGCACATCCGACCGTCTTTCCTGCTCGTCACCACCATGCTCGCGCTGTCGAGCCGGCCTGCCCTGGCCCAGTCCGAACCCGCGGCCGATGCCGAGGGCGCAGGCCCGATCATCGTGACGGCGGCGCGCACGATCTTGCCCGCCAACGCCCTGCCGATGACCATCGACGTAATCGATCGGGAAACGCTCAACCAACAGGTCGCGATCGGCGGCTCCATCGTCGATGCGGTGTCGGCGCTGACCCCGTCCTTCTCGCCACGCGCCAGAAGCTGTCCGGCGCGGGAGAGACGCTGCGCGGCCGTTCGCCCCTCTATGCGATCAACGGCATCCCGCAAACCGCGCCGCTGCGCGACGGATCGCGGGACGGCTTCACCATCGACCCCTTCTTCATCGACCGGGTCGAACTGATCTACGGTTCCAACGCGTTGCAGGGGATCGGCGGTGCCGGCGGCATCGTCAACCAGGTGACGGTGGCGCCGCCCCAGAGCGACGGCCTGTCGGGCCGGATGTTGGTGCAGGGCAATGCCGACACCGGCTTTCACGGCGACGGCGTCGGCGGCAAGGTCGCGGGGCTGCTCGCCTGGCGCGCCGGGCGCTGGGACGCGACGGTGGGCGCGGCCTATGAAAAGCGCGGCGCATTCTACGACGGCCATGGCAATCGCGTCGGCACCGACCTGACCCAGGGCGAGACGCAGGACAGCCGAAGCTGGTCGCTGTTCGGCCGCTTCGGCTATGCGCTCAGCGACAGCGCCCGGCTGGACCTGACCATGAGCCGCTTCCATTTGAAGGGGGAGGGCGACTACGTCACGCTGGACGGCAATCCCGCCATCGACCTCCCGACGACCTCCGTGCGCGGCACTCCGCCGGGCGTCCCCGCCACCAACCGCACCGAAAGCGCGGCGCTGACGCTCACCGACGGCGACCTGTGGGGCGGCAACTTCATCGCGCAGCTTTTCTTCAACCGCTCGCGGGACACCTATGGCGGGGAGGTTGCGCCCATCGCCACCTTCCAGGATGCGGCCATCGCGCCGGTCAACACGCTGTTCGACCAGTCGCAGAACCGCAGCCGCAAATATGGCGGCAAGATCAGCTACGAACGCGCCATGCCGGGTTTCGAGGCGCTGACCGCCGTTCTGGGTTTCGATGCGCTTTACGATCTGACCGAACAGCGCCTGATCGCCACCGGCCGGACCTGGGTGCCGCCGACCGATTATCGCAGCCTGGCGCCCTTCGCCCAGCTCAACCTGGCGCTGTTCGACAAGAAGCTGCGCCTGGCGGGCGGCATCCGATATGAGGATGTGCGCATCCATATCGACGACTATCACACGTTGGCCTCCTATCGCGGCGGCTTCGACGTGGCGGGCGGGACGCCGACCTTTCACGACACCTTGTTCAATGGCGGCGCCATATTGGAGCCGTGGGACGGCATCCGCGCCTATGCCAGCTATGCCGAGGGCTACACCGTCCCCGACGTCGGACGCATCGCGCGCGCCATCGACCGGGCCGGGGTCGATATCGACAATTATGTGAACATCAGCCCTATCGTGTCGAACAATCGCGAGATCGGCGTTGAAGTGAAGCGCGGGCCCGTGGATGCCAGCGCGGCTTATTTCTGGTCGACCAGCAAGAATGGGTCGCTGCTGGTGGCGCAGTCGGTCGGCGCGCCGTTCGAGGTGCAACGCCAGCGGGTGGAGATACAGGGCCTGGAACTGAACCTGTCGGTCAGGACGCCGCTGCCGGGGCTGACCCTGTCCACCGGCTACGCCCATCTGATCGGACGTACCGACGGATCGGACAATGGCGTCGACAAGGTGGATCGCGACCTGGACGGCGCGAACATTTCGCCCGACCGCCTGAATGTCGCCGCCAGCTATGTGCATGGGCCGCTGTCGGCGCGCATCCAGACGCAATTCTTCCTCTCGCGCCAGTTCGAACGCGAACCGGGCAAATATCCCATGCTATACAGGTTCGACGGCTATGAGGTGACCGATGTGTCGCTCCGCTATCAGACGCGGTTCGGGGCGTTGACGCTGGCGGCGCAAAATATCTTCGACAGATTCACCATCGATTATTACACGCAAACCGTCCGGCCCACCGACAAGGCCCATTATTTCGCAGGGCGCGGGCGCAATTTCACCCTGTCCTGGGATTATCGGTTCTAGTGAAGCTGATCAACGCCCTTCACCGCTGGACCGGCGGACTGATCGGGCTGCTGCTCGCCCTTCTGGGCCTCAGCGGCGCGCTGCTGGTGCACAAGAATGCCTGGACGCTGGCGCCCCATGCCAGCGACCCGCGGGTGGAGGATGTGCGCCAACTGGCGCAGGTGACGCAGCGCATCATGGCCGATCCGGCGGCGCGGCCCCAATCGATCACCTATGCGTCCGACGATTTCGGGCTGCTTAAACTGCTGTTCGACGATGGCGGCGGCGCCTATGCCGATCAGCGCGGCGGCGTGGTGATGCGGTGGAACAGCCAGTGGGAGCGGCCTGAACTCTGGCTGTTCGACTTCCACCATCACCTCTTCTCCGGCGAGACGGGTGATTGGGCTATCGGCATCGCCGCGCTTTGCGGGCTGTTCTTCGTGTTCACCGGCCTCATCCTCTGGTGGCGCACGCGGCGGACCTTCGAATGGCGGCTATGGCCGGCGCGGATGAGCCGCCCGGCGATCGTGCGGCATCATCGCGATCTGGGCGTCGTCGTCGCGCCGCTGCTGCTGCTGTCGCTCGCGACGGGGGCCGTGCTGGTGTTCCGGCCGATGGCGGCGCTGCTGTTCGGGCCGGGCGCGCCCGCGCAGATCGACAAGGCCTTGGCCGCTCCGCCGCCCCGCGACGCCAGACTTGCCGACCGACTGGACTGGGCGGGCATGATCGTGACGGCCAAGGCCCGCTTTCCCGACGCGGAACTGCGCAGCCTCAGCCTGCCGCGCAAGAATAGCGGCCTGATCACCATCCGCATGCGCCGGCCGCAGGAATGGCTGCCCAATGGTCGCACCACCCTCTGGTTCGCGGCCGACAGCGGCGCGCTGGTCGCGGCGCGCGACGCCGCCACGCTGCCGACGGTGGTGAAGGGGTATAATCTGCTCTATCCCCTCCATGCGGCGAAGGTCGGCGGCCTGGCGTTCAGGCTGGTCATGACCCTGGCGGGGCTGGCGATGACGCTGCTCGGCACGCTCGCGGTCTGGACCTTCTGGTTCAGGCGTCCGGCAAGGGCGGCGCGCCCGCGTCAGATCGCGATCAGGGCATAGGGCCGGTCGAACCGTTCCGACAGCACGAACCGGGCGCAATTATAGACCGGAACGCCGCCGGGCGTCTTTCCTTCGAACGCGCCGCGATGGGCGTGGCCGTGCACGGCGAAGCGGACATTGTCGAACCTGTCGATGGCTTCGGCCAACCGGGAGGAACCCAGGAATGGGAAGATCTCCGGCGGCTCTCCCTGCACGGTATCGACCACCGGCGCATAGTGGAGCACGGCCACGGTCCGCTCCGTCCGCAGCGAACGCAGCGCGTTTTCCAGCTTGCGCGCCTCGTTGATCGATTCCTCGACGAAGCCCTTGATCGCGCTTTCCCCGAAGGCGCCCAGTTCCCCCCGGCCGAATCCGCCGACAAAGCCCTTCACCCCGGCGAAGCCCACGCCCCTTATCTCCACCGCCTGATCGTCCAGCACGGTGACGCCGGCGCCGTGCAGGATCTGCGCCACGATTTCGGGCTGGCCGCATTCATGGTCGTGATTGCCCAGCACCGCGACGGTCGGGATGGTGCAGCTTCGCAGGTCTTCGGCCAGGACTTCGGCCTCCCGCGTCTTGCCGAAATTGGTGAGGTCGCCGCACAGGGCCAATATGTCTGCCCGGGCGGAAATCTCCTCGAACATGGCGCGGTAGCGATGCTCGGACGAATCCGTGACGTGCAGGTCGCCGACGGCGGCCAGGACCAGGCTGTCCCTCGGCCGCGCCTCACTGGTTGCGGTCATGGCTCTCCTCCAGCCCCTTGCCCACCACGTCGGCAAAGCCCCAGTCGGTGATGTCGACCAGATAGTCGCGCGGCGAAAGCAGCCGGCCCCGGCACACGCGCAGATTGGGGACGGGCAGTTCGGCGCGGGTCTGCAACCGGCCCAGCAATTCCTCGAACAGCCAGAGCGGAATGCAATGCCGCTCGGTCGGATAGATGAAGCGGAAATTCAGCAGGTGGATGAGCAG of the Sphingobium indicum B90A genome contains:
- a CDS encoding sensor histidine kinase, giving the protein MTAMGTLASALAHELNQPLTAIANYLEAGRDMLDAGGGGPELLRERCGKREPGPARRRDHPVAARIHQRGETMRQPEPLRGLLAEGAALAFIGVDSRGLDMDISVDPRVDKVLVNRVQLQQVIINLTKTPWRRWPTARRASCACPPFRGKMPGGGDRRGQRAGAGAGDVAHAVHPFTTTKASGMGVGLSISQTIVEGHGGRIWAGPPNGAARPFTSHWTRWTKHERAISHLCRGR
- a CDS encoding PAS domain S-box protein, producing MRGTIVSFSAAAQRMFQYAESDVLGENISMLMPSPDRERHDGYIHHYLTTGEKRIIGIGRLTSARRRDGSTFPIELSVGRCRMKGGGCSPASSAT
- a CDS encoding universal stress protein → MAADGRTIDASLKAAIGVLEPDWMAMGAFGHSRLREMIFGGVTRAMLREAHVPLLLAH
- a CDS encoding universal stress protein, with the protein product MKSVLLHIHEDRGAESRLQAACDLARASGAHIHCVQVTAMPDFVAADMYGGASMAPAMMAELYDIDEKARMRVEDRLRREDVSWDWRHVEGDVVHGLLSAAALTDGMIVTLPPGPRREFADPLHLAADLALAGRVPVIAVPQEAKSFPVTGRAMVAWEGSQEASAALRLSVPLLKLAEEVHVVTVEEAGKYPFPATDAPEYLARHGIKCQLHTWPQTGAPSMRR
- a CDS encoding PepSY-associated TM helix domain-containing protein; its protein translation is MKLINALHRWTGGLIGLLLALLGLSGALLVHKNAWTLAPHASDPRVEDVRQLAQVTQRIMADPAARPQSITYASDDFGLLKLLFDDGGGAYADQRGGVVMRWNSQWERPELWLFDFHHHLFSGETGDWAIGIAALCGLFFVFTGLILWWRTRRTFEWRLWPARMSRPAIVRHHRDLGVVVAPLLLLSLATGAVLVFRPMAALLFGPGAPAQIDKALAAPPPRDARLADRLDWAGMIVTAKARFPDAELRSLSLPRKNSGLITIRMRRPQEWLPNGRTTLWFAADSGALVAARDAATLPTVVKGYNLLYPLHAAKVGGLAFRLVMTLAGLAMTLLGTLAVWTFWFRRPARAARPRQIAIRA
- a CDS encoding metallophosphoesterase family protein — protein: MTATSEARPRDSLVLAAVGDLHVTDSSEHRYRAMFEEISARADILALCGDLTNFGKTREAEVLAEDLRSCTIPTVAVLGNHDHECGQPEIVAQILHGAGVTVLDDQAVEIRGVGFAGVKGFVGGFGRGELGAFGESAIKGFVEESINEARKLENALRSLRTERTVAVLHYAPVVDTVQGEPPEIFPFLGSSRLAEAIDRFDNVRFAVHGHAHRGAFEGKTPGGVPVYNCARFVLSERFDRPYALIAI